From a region of the Oncorhynchus mykiss isolate Arlee chromosome 32, USDA_OmykA_1.1, whole genome shotgun sequence genome:
- the LOC110488162 gene encoding splicing factor 3A subunit 3: METILEQQRRYHEEKERLLDAKTKEMMHKKTTLREQINSDHRTRAMLDRYMDVSSTVREAYEDKDGMRKDELNAISGPNEFAEFYNRLKQIKEFHRKHPNEICVPMSMEFDELVKARENPTEETQNMVEFSDEEAYGRYLDLHDCYRKFVNLKGAEKLEYISYLSSFDQLFDISKDRKNAEYKKYLEMLLEYLQDYTERVKPLLDQNDLYGKILGEFEKKWEMGTFPGWPKETSSALTHAGAHLDLSAFSSWEELASLGLDRLKSALMALGLKCGGTLEERAQRLFSTKGKSLESLDPSLFAKNPKSKGPKKDTERNKEIAFLESQIYEYVEILGEQRQLTHENVQRKQARTGEEREDEEEEQLSESESEDEDNEIIYNPKNLPLGWDGKPIPYWLYKLHGLNINYNCEICGNYTYRGPKAFQRHFAEWRHAHGMRCLGIPNTAHFANVTQIEDAVSLWSKLKSQKSSERWQPDTEEEYEDSSGNVVNKKTYEDLKRQGLL; this comes from the exons ATGGAGACGATTTTAGAACAACAACGTCGCTACCATGAGGAGAAGGAAAGGCTGTTGGAtgccaaaacaaaggaaatgatGCATAAGAAAACCACG TTACGCGAACAAATAAACTCAGACCATCGAACAAGAGCAATGTTGGAT AGATACATGGACGTGAGTTCAACTGTCAGGGAAGCATATGAAGACAAAGATGG TATGAGGAAGGATGAACTGAATGCCATATCAGGACCAAATGAGTTTGCAGAGTTCTACAACAGACTTAAACAGATCAAGGAGTTCCACAGGAAGCATCCTAATGAG ATATGTGTGCCGATGTCCATGGAGTTTGACGAGCTGGTCAAGGCTAGAGAGAACCCAACTGAAGAAACACAGA ACATGGTGGAATTCAGTGATGAGGAGGCCTACGGACGCTACCTGGATCTCCATGACTGCTATCGGAAGTTTGTCAACCTAAAAGGGGCCGAG AAACTGGAGTACATCAGCTACCTGTCCTCATTTGACCAGTTGTTTGATATCTCCAAAGACAGAAAGAACGCTGAATACAAAAA GTACTTAGAGATGCTACTGGAGTACCTTCAGGACTATACAGAGAGAGTCAAACCTCTGCTTGACCAGAATGATCTCTACGGCAAGATCCTGGGAGAGTTTGAGAAGAAGTGGGAGATGGGGACCTTCCCTGGCTGGCCA AAAGAGACGAGCAGTGCTCTGACCCATGCAGGAGCCCACCTGGACCTTTCTGCTTTCTCCTCTTGGGAGGAGTTGGCTTCCCTTGGTCTGGACAGGTTGAAGTCTGCCCTTATGGCCCTGGGCCTGAAATGTGGAGG AACCCTGGAGGAGAGAGCCCAGAGGCTGTTTAGCACCAAAGGCAAATCTCTGGAATCTCTGGATCCCTCCCTATTCGCCAAAAACCCCAAGTCCAAAGGACCCAAGAA AGACACGGAGCGTAACAAAGAAATCGCCTTCCTGGAGTCTCAGATTTATGAGTATGTGGAAATCCTGGGG GAGCAGAGGCAGCTGACCCATGAGAACGTGCAGAGGAAGCAGGCccggacaggagaggagagagaggatgaagaagaggagcagctcagtgagagtgagagtgaagaTGAGGACAACGAGATCATCTACAACCCCAAGAACCTGCCTCTCGGCTGGGATGGAAAG CCCATTCCATACTGGCTGTATAAACTCCATGGGCTGAACATCAACTATAACTGTGAGATCTGTGGAAACTACACATACAGGGGACCCAAGGCCTTCCAGAGGCACTTTGCA GAGTGGCGTCACGCCCATGGCATGCGCTGCCTGGGAATCCCCAACACTGCTCACTTTGCCAACGTCACCCAGATCGAGGACGCTGTCTCTC TGTGGTCAAAGCTGAAGTCCCAGAAGTCATCAGAGCGTTGGCAACCGGATACAGAGGAGGAGTACGAGGACTCCAGTGGAAACGTGGTCAACAAGAAGACCTACGAGGATCTGAAGAGACAGGGTCTGCTGTAG